Proteins from a single region of Trichoderma asperellum chromosome 3, complete sequence:
- a CDS encoding uncharacterized protein (EggNog:ENOG41), with product MTKEGNNNKEWAHGLMDCCSPGGLCLMTTFCPCITHGKTAHRLEHGNLDDYSCCNGSCILFAILTHCGLQCIPATMQRGELREKYNLEGGCFGDFCKSCWCTCCVLIQNEKESEQRESLLRGSSEGYQPNGGMVYPQGN from the exons ATGACTAAAGAAGGCAATAACAACAAGGAGTGGGCTCACGGCCTTATGGATTGTTGTTCTCCTGGTGGCCTTTGTCTTATGACTACATTTTGTCCATGTATAACGCATGGGAAAACCGCCCATAGGTTGGAACATGGCAATTTAGACGATTACTCGTGCTGTAATGGATCT TGTATCCTATTCGCCATTCTTACACACTGCGGACTCCAGTGCATCCCCGCGACAATGCAACGAGGCGAGCTGCGCGAGAAGTACAATCTTGAGGGTGGCTGCTTTGGAGATTTCTGCAAATCTTGCTGGTGCACTTGCTGTGTCTTAATCCAGAATGAGAAGGAGTCAGAACAGCGCGAATCTCTCCTGAGAGGCTCGTCCGAGGGATACCAACCTAACGGCGGTATGGTGTATCCACAGGGAAATTAA
- a CDS encoding uncharacterized protein (TransMembrane:12 (i47-63o97-118i130-151o157-175i187-207o219-240i311-333o345-366i378-397o409-434i455-473o479-497i)): MGRRKGGFMTIYFDQHDPSSEKHNPDFGRPSVSGLDYSPLPRVTGRSWAMGCLISFGGLIFGYDTGQISGFLEMPDFLDRFGLTHSDGTKYFSNVRAGLIVALLSIGTLFGALVAAPIADRIGRKPSISLASFVVGAGFVIQIASITAWYQLMIGRFISGLGVGALSLLVPMYQAETAPAWIRGAMVCAYQLFITMGIWLAACFNYGTVKHQSGNSGSWRIVIGLGWIWVIGLGVGILAFPETPRFDFRHGNEERAKQTICRVYGATENHWAVHTQITEIERKLRAEDQIKNGPVKEFITMFKAPRMAYRIALGMTLQMFQQLTGANYFFYYGTTIFKSVQINSFVTQIILNSINFGVTFIGLYMVEHFGRRKSLIAGSIWMFICFMIFASVGHFMLNLQDPTLTPTPGIVLIVFACLFILGFATTWGPMIWTIQAEIFPSRYRAKGMALSTASNWIWNFCIGFFTPFITGAIDFRYGYVFAGCNFMGALIIYFFVIEGQGRTLEEIDTMYLEHVLPWKSTKWVPPPPEHMANIRRKAGVDLDVLADQESDGPLSDAANHNNKDLAPEVPFHEEHV, from the exons ATGGGTCGCAGAAAGGGTGGTTTTATGACCATCTACTTTGATCAGCATGACCCTTCGTCGGAGAAGCACAACCCTGACTTCGGTCGCCCTTCAGTATCTGGCCTGGACTATTCTCCCTTACCACGTGTAACTGGACGATCATGGGCCATGGGATGCCTTATTTCATTCGGTGGCTTGAT TTTTGGTTATGATACTGGTCAGATTTCTGGATTCCTGGAGATGCCCGACTTCCTCGACCGCTTCGGTCTCACCCACTCAGACGGCACAAAGTATTTCAGCAATGTAAGAGCTGGATTGATCGTGGCTTTGCTGTCTATAGGCACATTGTTTGGTGCTTTAGTCGCTGCCCCCATCGCCGATAGAATAGGGAGAAAACCAAGTATTTCTCTTGCTTCTTTCGTGGTTGGCGCTGGTTTCGTCATTCAAATCGCGTCTATTACCGCCTGGTACCAGCTTATGATTGGTCGATTTATTTCCGGTTTGGGAGTTGGCGCGCTCAGTTTGCTTGTGCCCATGTACCAGGCTGAGACAGCGCCGGCCTGGATTCGTGGTGCCATGGTTTGCGCTTAccagctcttcatcaccatggGTATCTGGCTGGCCGCTTGCTTCAACTACGGCACTGTCAAGCATCAGTCAGGCAACTCTGGTAGCTGGCGCATTGTCATTGGTCTGGGTTGGATCTGGGTCATTGGCCTTGGTGTTGGCATCTTGGCCTTCCCGGAAACCCCTCGATTCGATTTCCGACACGGGAATGAGGAGCGAGCCAAACAAACGATCTGCCGGGTGTATGGCGCTACGGAAAACCACTGGGCTGTGCACACTCAGATCACCGAAATCGAGCGCAAGCTGCGCGCTGAAGACCAGATCAAGAATGGCCCCGTCAAGGAGTTCATTACTATGTTCAAGGCTCCCCGTATGGCCTACCGTATCGCTCTTGGTATGACCCTTCAGATGTTCCAGCAGCTCACTGGCGCCAACTACTTCTTCTATTACGGTACAACCATCTTCAAGTCGGTGCAGATCAACTCGTTTGTTACCCAGATCATCCTCAACAGTATCAACTTTGGTGTCACCTTCATCGGTCTGTACATGGTTGAGCACTTTGGTCGTCGCAAGTCTCTCATTGCCGGTTCTATCTGGATGTTTATTTGCTTCATGATCTTTGCATCAGTTGGCCATTTTATGCTTAACCTGCAAGATCCCACCCTCACTCCCACACCGGGTATCGTTCTGATCGTCTTCGCCTGTCTCTTTATTCTTGGCTTTGCTACCACCTGGGGTCCCATGATCTGGACTATTCAGGCCGAAATTTTCCCTTCGCGCTATCGTGCTAAGGGTATGGCTCTGTCCACTGCCAGCAACTGGATCTGGAACTTCTGTATTGGTTTCTTCACCCCCTTCATCACCGGCGCAATTGATTTCAG atatGGTTATGTCTTTGCAGGCTGTAACTTTATGGGAGCTCTCATCATCTACTTCTTCGTTATcgaaggccaaggccgcaCCCTCGAGGAGATCGACACCATGTATCTCGAGCACGTCCTACCATGGAAGAGCACCAAATGGGTCCCACCGCCTCCAGAACATATGGCAAATATTAGGAGGAAAGCTGGTGTCGATCTTGATGTTCTTGCGGATCAGGAGAGCGATGGTCCTTTGAGCGATGCAGCCAACCATAACAACAAGGACTTGGCTCCCGAGGTGCCATTTCACGAAGAGCATGTCTAA
- a CDS encoding uncharacterized protein (CAZy:GT20~BUSCO:EOG092D0MFC) → MARRESLSEIRAANPELSLTGNIISATFNIPHAVTYHKGGAWDLKPRRGQSALIDSFAYLSSDATPWNHTVVAWTGEIGNPDDDPLSPPDTPSAAVNAATSVNALSAPVPIDATTRLPTPPPVDGLWIPKADQARLEQQLSHSKTIRTVPVWLADESEATDDGIMLKDQARWRRYAEHDLYTLFHYKQHEPTDGRKERAQWADYYRMNQKFANKIIEIYKPGDVVIVHDYYLLLLPSMLRQRVPNMYISFFLHSPFPSSEFLRCLPRRKEVLEGILGSNLVGFQSYSYSRHFLSCCTRILGFPSDTLGIDAYGTRVQVGVFPIGIDAAKVATAAWADEVNAKHAALLKMYEGKKIIVGRDRLDSVRGVAQKLQAFERFLEMYPHWREKVVLIQVTSPTSVAAEKDDPENKVASRVNELIIKINGEYGSLGFSPVQHYPQYLNQAEYFALLRAADIGLITSVRDGMNTTSLEYIICQKDNNGPLILSEFSGTAGSLRDAIHINPWDITGVAEKINTALTMPSEERTKMQASLYDHVTTQNVQSWISKFVRKVHTVLGESNSANSTPLLDRALLLSRYRSAKKRLFMFDYDGTLTPIVREPSAAVPSERIIRYLKSLAADSRNAVWIISGRDQEFLQQHLGHISQIGFSAEHGSFMRDPGSEEWINLAEKFDMGWQSEVMEVFQKYTDRVPGSFIERKRCALTWHYRLAEPEQGLHMSRECHKVLESGVGQRWEVEVMPGKANIEVRPTFINKGEIAKRLVATYHNPGAAPTDKDPHPGKIEFALCSGDDFTDEDMFRSLNGASGTVLDDQHVFTVTVGASTKVTLAKWHLLEPEDVIECVGLLAGAGDPASLERVGEVNLAALSTVEGHIPEEEL, encoded by the exons ATGGCGCGCCGTGAGTCTCTGTCTGAGATTCGCGCCGCCAATCCCGAGCTCTCCCTGACCGGAAACATCATCTCCGCGACATTCAACATCCCGCATGCCGTGACATACCACAAGGGCGGCGCCTGG GACCTCAAACCCCGCCGCGGCCAGTCCGCCCTCATCGACTCCTTTGCCTATCTCTCCTCCGATGCGACGCCGTGGAATCACACCGTGGTCGCCTGGACAGGCGAGATTGGAAATCCCGACGACGACCCGCTCTCTCCTCCGGACACACCCTCGGCTGCCGTCAATGCCGCCACATCTGTGAATGCGTTGTCCGCCCCCGTACCGATCGATGCTACAACACGACTGCCTACTCCCCCTCCAGTTGACGGGCTCTGGATACCGAAAGCAGACCAGGCTCGGCTGGAACAACAATTGTCTCACAGCAAGACTATCCGCACAGTGCCCGTTTGGCTTGCTGATGAGAGCGAGGCCACCGACGATGGCATCATGCTCAAAGACCAGGCCCGATGGCGGCGCTACGCTGAGCATGACCTCTACACACTGTTTCACTATAAACAGCACGAGCCTACGGATGGCCGCAAGGAGCGCGCTCAGTGGGCGGATTACTACCGCATGAACCAGAAGTTTGCCAACAAAATCATTGAGATTTACAAGCCTGGCGATGTAGTCATCGTTCACGATTACtatcttctgctgctgcccagcATGCTGCGCCAACGTGTCCCGAATATGTACATATCTTTCTTCCTGCATTCTCCATTTCCCAGCAGCGAATTCCTCCGGTGCTTGCCTCGCCGGAAAGAGGTGCTCGAGGGCATCCTCGGCTCTAATCTCGTGGGCTTTCAGTCGTACAGCTACTCCCGGCATTTCCTCAGCTGCTGTACGCGCATCCTTGGTTTCCCATCCGATACTCTTGGCATCGATGCGTACGGCACTAGAGTACAAGTCGGCGTGTTCCCCATTGGCATCGATGCCGCCAAGGTAGCGACCGCTGCCTGGGCAGACGAGGTGAACGCGAAGCATGCGGCGCTCCTGAAGATGTATGAAGGCAAGAAGATTATTGTTGGACGAGATCGGCTAGACAGCGTTAGGGGCGTGGCCCAAAAGCTTCAAGCGTTTGAGCGGTTCTTGGAAATGTACCCCCACTGGAGAGAAAAGGTAGTTTTGATCCAGGTGACGTCGCCCACTAGCGTGGCGGCCGAAAAGGACGATCCGGAGAACAAGGTTGCCAGCCGAGTCAATGAGCTCATCATCAAGATCAACGGCGAATATGGCAGCCTCGGATTTTCGCCTGTACAACACTACCCCCAGTACCTCAACCAAGCGGAATACTTTGCTTTGCTGCGAGCGGCAGACATTGGCCTCATTACATCGGTGCGAGATGGGATGAATACGACGAGCCTCGAGTACATCATTTGCCAAAAGGATAACAACGGCCCTCTTATTCTGTCAGAGTTTAGTGGCACGGCTGGTAGTCTCCGTGATGCAATTCACATCAACCCCTGGGATATCACAGGGGTGGCGGAAAAGATCAACACGGCTCTGACCATGCCTAGCGAGGAACGCACTAAGATGCAGGCTAGCCTCTATGATCATGTTACGACACAGAACGTCCAGTCGTGGATTAGCAAGTTTGTTCGCAAGGTACACACTGTTCTGGGTGAAAGCAACTCGGCTAACTCAACGCCCTTGCTCGATCGAGCCCTCCTGCTATCTCGTTATCGCTCGGCAAAGAAGCGACTGTTTATGTTTGATTACGACGGAACACTCACTCCGATCGTACGTGAGCCAAGTGCAGCGGTCCCTTCAGAACGCATCATTCGCTACTTGAAGTCACTCGCGGCGGATTCTAGGAATGCTGTCTGGATCATCTCGGGCCGAGACCAAGAGTTCCttcagcagcatcttggaCACATCTCTCAAATTGGATTCTCTGCTGAGCACGGTAGCTTTATGAGGGATCCTGGCAGCGAGGAGTGGATCAACTTGGCAGAGAAATTCGACATGGGCTGGCAATCAGAAGTCATGGAAGTTTTCCAGAAGTATACAGACAGGGTTCCAG GTTCCTTCATAGAAAGAAAGCGCTGCGCCTTGACTTGGCATTACCGGCTTGCCGAGCCTGAGCAAGGGTTACACATGTCACGCGAGTGCCACAAGGTGCTGGAAAGCGGGGTGGGCCAGAGGTGGGAGGTCGAGGTGATGCCTGGCAAGGCTAACATTGAGGTGCGCCCGACCTTTATCAACAAGGGTGAAATCGCCAAACGGCTGGTGGCTACTTATCACAACCCGGGAGCTGCACCGACAGACAAGGACCCACATCCTGGAAAGATCGAGTTTGCTCTCTGCTCCGGAGATGATTTTACGGACGAGGACATGTTCCGAAGCCTTAACGGGGCATCAGGCACAGTTCTGGACGATCAGCACGTCTTTACTGTAACTGTGGGGGCAAGCACCAAGGTGACACTGGCCAAATGGCATCTCCTGGAACCCGAAGACGTTATTGAGTGTGTGGGATTGCTAGCCGGAGCTGGTGACCCAGCTAGCCTCGAGCGTGTGGGAGAGGTGAACCTAGCAGCTCTGAGTACTGTGGAGGGCCACATTCCCGAAGAGGAGCTATGA